The following coding sequences are from one Anguilla anguilla isolate fAngAng1 chromosome 12, fAngAng1.pri, whole genome shotgun sequence window:
- the nsun5 gene encoding probable 28S rRNA (cytosine-C(5))-methyltransferase, producing the protein MALYLKAAEILDKVERKEGAVKTLVYDSKFQNIKQLFALVCEAQKFSAVLQDIITATKLLKDTKLRMNLAKVLVYDLLIGQGLKCGGSWKAMMTKHRSRLQSELARMKIKKKVSRNQDLLSTSSGQIEGNQLPRYVRVNTLKTTVEDVIDYLKREGFNYHGQAGRMEDLRTLSGKTFILDLHLPDLLVFPPKTDFHDHFLYQAGHIILQDKASCLPAYLLNPPAGAQVLDACAAPGNKTSHLAAIMRNKGKLFAFDLDAKRLSTMSTLLLRAGVTCQQLANQDFLKVDPESPEYSRVEYILLDPSCSGSGMVCLRDGCSEPQEGAGRLQALAAFQLRCLNHALRFPSLRRLAYSTCSIHTQENEEVVSACLQHNRGYRLVPLLPGWPERGLPPLPQCLRASPGTTLTHGFFVAVLERRPEGEEEEEEEEEKVPETPLLISPPISAKPQVTGDNEVRDPGAMETQPENLTTKRKRKNKKKKNRTQS; encoded by the exons ATGGCGTTATATTTAAAAGCGGCTGAGATACTGGACAAAGTGGAGCGCAAGGAGGGAGCTGTTAAGACATTGGTGTACGACAGTAAATTTCAG AACATCAAGCAGCTCTTTGCCTTGGTCTGTGAGGCGCAGAAATTCTCCGCCGTGCTTCAAGACATCATCACGGCGACCAAACTGCTCAAGGACACCAAACTCAGAATGAACTTGGCGAAA GTTCTGGTGTACGACCTGCTGATTGGGCAGGGACTGAAGTGCGGCGGGAGCTGGAAAGCGATGATGACGAAGCATCGCTCGCGGCTGCAGTCCGAACTAGCCCGCATGAAGATCAAGAAAAAGGTCAGCCGCAACCAGGACCTGCTGTCCACGAGCAGCGGCCAGATCGAGG GCAATCAGTTGCCACGATACGTGCGCGTGAACACACTGAAGACCACTGTGGAAGATGTCATCGACTATCTGAAGAGAGAAGGATTCAACTATCATGGGCAGGCTGGCAG GATGGAAGATCTGCGGACCTTGTCTGGGAAAACGTTCATCTTGGACCTGCACCTCCCCGATCTCCTTGTGTTCCCTCCCAAAACGGACTTCCACGATCACTTCCTGTACCAAGCCGGACACATCATCCTGCAAGACAAG GCCAGCTGTCTCCCTGCGTACCTCCTGAACCCCCCTGCAGGGGCACAGGTTTTGGACGCCTGCGCCGCCCCCGGCAACAAGACCAGCCACCTGGCCGCCATCATGCGCAACAAGGG GAAGCTGTTTGCGTTTGACCTGGATGCGAAACGCCTGTCCACCATGAGCACTCTTCTGCTGCGGGCCGGTGTCACATGTCAGcagctggccaatcaggacTTCCTGAAGGTGGACCCAGAGAGCCCAGAGTACAGCAGGGTGGAGTACATCCTGCTGGACCCGTCCTGCAGTGGCTCAG GGATGGTGTGTCTGCGGGACGGCTGCTCGGAGccccaggagggggcggggcgtctGCAGGCCCTGGCCGCGTTCCAGCTGCGCTGCCTAAACCACGCCCTCCGCTTCCCCTCCCTCCGCCGCCTGGCCTACTCCACCTGCTCCATACACACGCAGGAGAACGAGGAGGtggtgtctgcctgcctgcagcACAACCGGGGCTACAG GCTGGTTCCCCTCCTGCCAGGCTGGCCCGAGCGGGggctgccccccctgccccagtgCCTGCGGGCCAGCCCGGGCACCACTCTCACCCACGGCTTCTTCGTGGCCGTCCTGGAGCGCCGTCccgagggggaggaggaagaggaggaggaagaggagaaggttCCGGAAACGCCTTTGCTAATCAG CCCTCCAATCAGTGCCAAACCCCAAGTCACCGGTGACAACGAGGTACGGGACCCCGGCGCCATGGAGACGCAGCCAGAGAACCTGACGaccaagaggaagaggaagaacaaaaaaaagaaaaacagaacccAAAGCTGA
- the LOC118209801 gene encoding B-cell CLL/lymphoma 7 protein family member B-A-like, translating to MSGRSVRAETRSRAKDDIKKVMAAIDRVRRWEKKWVTVGDTSLRIFKWVPVVDSKEKDRSKVGVGGARELKNFSTNKVSEKARSVLLDFQDENSNQSSLSDAYQPKVDSSSSSSPQPSEPVSPAHISDFRTDDSQPPTLGQESLADSETSMPISADADEPPTLIKEDSLALAVQEEEDCSGGPPLKRVCTDESSVLQTTPLS from the exons ATGTCTGGACGCTCAGTTCGAGCGGAGACTCGCAGCCGCGCTAAAGATGACATCAAGAAAGTCATGGCAGCCATCGATAGGGTTCGTAGATG GGAGAAGAAATGGGTGACTGTAGGAGACACATCTTTGCGGATATTTAAGTGGGTGCCAGTGGTGGACAGCAAAGAG AAAGACAGGAGCAAGGTTGGTGTGGGAGGAGCGAGAGAGCTGAAGAACTTTTCCACAAACAAGGTCTCGGAAAAAGCTCGCTCAGTCCTGCTGGACTTTCAGG ATGAGAACAGCAACCAGAGCTCCCTGTCGGACGCCTACCAGCCCAAagtggacagcagcagcagctccagcccCCAGCCCAGTGAGCccgtcagccccgcccacatctcCGACTTCCGAACCGACGactcccagccccccaccctggGGCAGGAGAGCTTAGCGG ACTCAGAGACGTCGATGCCGATCTCCGCCGATGCCGATGAGCCTCCGACGCTGATTAAAGAGGACTCGCTGGCTCTCGCTGTCCAG GAGGAAGAGGACTGTTCTGGAGGCCCACCGTTAAAGAGAGTCTGTACGGATGAGAGCTCGGTCCTGCAGACCACGCCCCTGAGCtag